The region AAAATTCTTATTTCCATAACATATCCTTTATTTGTTTTTGATGAACTTTGTCTTTCTCTGTCATATTTTGTTCTGTTTTTATGTTAAAGAAAATGCAAGGGTTACATTTTCTTTCCAGGCCTCTTATAAATCCTGCATTGGTTATTTCAAAATGTAGATGTGGATTGCGTGTACCATTCACTACTCCTGTAATACCAGTTAGTCCAACCACATCATTTGGTCCTACGTTATCACCCACTTTGAAATAATCATTTTTACTTAGGTGCATGAAAACAAGGTAAACTGAACCACTAAAAGTAAATGATACGTCTATTAGTTCTCCTTTATCTTTATACATTGGCTTATAGTCTTGATTTCTAATATTTAAAAAAGTAC is a window of Chitinispirillales bacterium ANBcel5 DNA encoding:
- a CDS encoding M23 family metallopeptidase, whose translation is FTDMEVFKKNFVKRVESGGRLKMRVNYAQPANWRPPIDDPMLCLYSQGGHYKPWHGSFGENIRDGVRNHNGVDLLAKPGAKVYACFDSEVNTITTAGSAGKVLVLKIKDTSTFLNIRNQDYKPMYKDKGELIDVSFTFSGSVYLVFMHLSKNDYFKVGDNVGPNDVVGLTGITGVVNGTRNPHLHFEITNAGFIRGLERKCNPCIFFNIKTEQNMTEKDKVHQKQIKDMLWK